The genomic interval TAACGGCCTTTTTACATACAAACAAATTTTGAGGGTTTTAAAGTGTTATTTTTGCGGAAACATTTTTATCATGATCAAAATCTCATTTCCGGTTGCCCTGGCTTTATTGCTTCCATTAGGTTTAATGGCGCAAACCAATCCAGTTGCTGAGGCGGCAAAAGATTATACCATTGCTGTAGCCTGGCAACAACATTCCGGAGAGTACAGGGCACTGTCTTTTCAGGCTTATAACTTTGCTAAACTTTCTTTACAGGAACGCTTAAAAGGGGCGGATACGACCAAACCAAGTTGCGTAATAGTGGATATAGATGAAACTGTTCTGGACAATTCTCCTTTTCAGGGACATGAAATTCAAAAGGGTTTAAGTTATGCAGCTAAAGACTGGTCGGAATGGACAGCTAAAGCAGCGGCTGATACGGTACCGGGAGCATTGGGATTTTTAAAATATGCACAGACTCAAAAAATAGAAACGTTTTACATCACTAACCGCGATCAGGTGGATTACAAAGCGACCCTCACTAACTTACAGCGCTTAGGATTTCCTTACGCTGACGAGGCGCATTTGATGGTTAAACAAGGAACTTCTGATAAGGAAGCACGCAGACAGATGGTGTTGGGGAAATACAATATACTGCTGCTTTGCGGAGATAATCTGAGTGACTTTTCTAATGTCTTTTACAGGGAAGGAAAGAATACAAAGGAAGAAGTGGATAAAGCGCAGCAAGAATTTGGAAATCACTTCATTGTATTGCCTAATCCAATGTATGGCGACTGGGAAAAACTATTGTATAAAAGTGGCCATTTGAGCGAAACTGAAAGGTCAAAGCAAAGAATTGAGGGCTTAAAAAGCTATTAGGAACATTATTCAATAAATTCTTAGTTGAACATGCTTTTTTTGCTGGAATAATATTAATTTTGCAGCAGAATTAAAAAATAAAAAAATGGAGCAAACGCCAAAACACAATACTAAAAGCATGCAAAATGCAAATCAAACATCAATATATAAATTATTGGTTGCGGGTATCGTTGTGAGCATGTTAGGAGTTTATCTGCGTTTCGCATTTGACTCAACTACTTTATCTCTGGTATCATGGATCATATTATTCCTTGGTGCATTTATTTGCTGTAAAGCAGTATTCAAAATACTAGGTTCATAATTCCAGAAAATATAAAGAAGCGCAAACCACTTCTAAAGAAAAAGCCTTCTGTAACTGATGTTACAGAAGGCTTTTTTATGCCTGAGGGTTTTGATTAAATCCCTAAACAGTTATTGCTTTTATAAAATACTGAAGTACAGTTTGAAGTCGTTACTCCGGGGCTCATGCCTGTAAAAGGCAGGTGCTTAAATCCTTTGGCTTTGAAAAAAGTAAAGGCTTCTGCATAATCCGGACGTTCTGAATTGTCCAGTACAATTACTCCATCCTCTGTTAAAGATAATACAGATTCTTTACAGCAGTTAACGCGGTCTCTGCCGTCTACGATGATGATGTTGA from Pedobacter sp. WC2423 carries:
- a CDS encoding 5'-nucleotidase, lipoprotein e(P4) family gives rise to the protein MIKISFPVALALLLPLGLMAQTNPVAEAAKDYTIAVAWQQHSGEYRALSFQAYNFAKLSLQERLKGADTTKPSCVIVDIDETVLDNSPFQGHEIQKGLSYAAKDWSEWTAKAAADTVPGALGFLKYAQTQKIETFYITNRDQVDYKATLTNLQRLGFPYADEAHLMVKQGTSDKEARRQMVLGKYNILLLCGDNLSDFSNVFYREGKNTKEEVDKAQQEFGNHFIVLPNPMYGDWEKLLYKSGHLSETERSKQRIEGLKSY